From the Hyphomicrobiaceae bacterium genome, the window TGGCCGGCGCACTGGCGGCGAGCCTTGCCTCGATCTGCGCGACCACGATGGCCCTGTCCGCAATCCTGGCTGAGGACGTGGTGCAGGGCTCGAATTGGGAGCCTTCTGCAAGTCCATCACGCGTTTGGACGGCTCGAGCCTTCGTAGGCGTTGCAGCGTTGAGCGGAGCGGTACTCAGCTTGCTGGCGCCCACCGACCCGCTGCAGCTCGTGCTCTGGGCTCTCGCCCTGACCAGCGCCAGCCTGTTCCCGCTGCTGGTGCTGTCGATATGGTGGAAGCGCCTCACCCACAATGGGGCGCTGGCCGGCATGTTGACGGGGTTTGGCGTCGCGGCGATGGCGATCTTCATGTCCGAGGCCGGGATCCTGGGACTTCCCAGCGCCATTGCCGGCGTCCTCGGCCTGCCCTTTGCCACGATCGTGGCCATGGCGCTGTCGAGCGCCTTCCCGGAAACGAGCCGCCACGATCTCGAAGTCGTACGCGACATCCGCATTCCAGGCGGCGAGATCATCTACGACCGCGAGATGCGCCGGCTCGAGATCAAGAAGCACGCTCGCAAGTAGGCAAATCCCGCGGCATCACCCAACCCAACGTCTGGCGAATCAACGCCAATCTCTCAGCGCCCGTCCGGCCATACAGCTAAAACGAGGCAAGCTGCGCTGCCGCGCAACCCTCTGTCTAAAAAATAGAAATCGCAATCGCCAGGGTTCGGACACAAACTTTAACCCGGCATTTACTCGGCGCTGACAGCTTCCTTCTCACAGTTCGAATCGTACCGCGTCCGGATTCTCACGGGCCTAAGCAGCGCTAAAGCGCAGGGGACGAGGCGAACCCTCTTTTACCGCGAATGGACCGTCCAAGAGACCCGGATCAGGTACGCCCTGAGGGAAGACGATGTCCAATACCAACTGGAACGAGAGAGACCTAAGCAGCAATGCTGCAAACTTCGACCCTGCGGAAGGCCAAGGCTGCCACGCCGCCGACCTCAAGGAACTGCTGAACACGATCGTCAGCCAGATCACCGAGGCCGATCGCCGCCAAGCCGATACGCTCAACCAGTTGCAGGAACGCCTGAGCACAATGGGCCGCGACGCCCGTTCGCTGCGCGACAAGGTTCCGGACAAATACCAGCTCGCATTTGAGCGCATCGAGGCCGGCATGGCCGAGCTTGCCGCCCGCATCAGCGAGAGCGGACCATCATACCCGGCCGCGAACGTTGAGACGGATCACCACCACGCGACACAGCCGTTTGGTCCTGCCACGACTTTCTCCGAACTTCGCACTTTCCAAGACGAAACTGGTATGGCGAGCGCACCCCAAACAATCGCCGAGGCCGCCAATGCCTCCGAGCCGCCAATGGCGCTGCGCTCGGCGCTCGCGAACTCGACCGCATGGCGGCGCGAAGAAAACACCCACAAGCCCATGCACGACGTCGACACCTTCGATGTCATCGAAAGCCTGCCGGGCGACGTCACCAATCCTTGGGACGACGATTCAGCCGAAGCGCTTGCCAGCGTCTACGACAAGGAGCCGGACGCATTCCCGCAGGATGCCTATTCATCCTCCGCTGGCGAAACAACACGCAATTATCCCTCAAGCGATGCGCTTGGTTCCGCATCTGTTGCCGATCACGGCTGGCTTGAGAAGCGGTTTGCAGAGATCTCCAAGCAGATCGAGACATCGATTGCCGAGATTCGTCCTGACGAGTCCTTCTTTGCCCTCGGCCAACGGCTCGATCAGTTCGAGCGCAGTGTGACCCAGGCCTTTGAGAACGTCGCATCGCAATCGGATTTCGAGGCGATCCGCCAGCTCGAAAGCCACATGATCGCGATTGTGGAGCACCTGGAATCGAGCCAAGGTCAACTGTCGCGCATTGAAAGCATCGAAGCGCAATTGGCCGATATCGGCGCCCGGCTCGACGCAATCCACGCCTTGGCAGACAGCGCTGCACCGGCCTACGCGGGCGATATGGGCGAGCACGGTGGCAACATGGACGTCACGGCCATCGCCAAGGCGGCGGCCGACGAGACCGCAGCTCGCCTGTCGGAATTTGCGCAGAACGCCGGAGACGGCTCTGGCATCCATGACCTTCGCGGTCTGCTTGAGCAATCCATGTCCAACGCTCGCCAGAGTGAGGAAAACACCAACGCGCTGCTGGATACGCTGCAACAGGCCATGATCCGGCTTCTCGATCGCATGGACGCCGTCGAATACAACCAGCATCAGGCCGCCAGCCAACTGGCGCAACCTGCCTTCCAACAGGCTCCAGAACGGACGTTCCATACCGAAGACCCTTATACGCGCCAGATGCCGGATCCCGAACCGGAGTTCGATGACTACGCACATGCGGAATCTTTGAACGATGTGCGCCGGGATCCTGATCCCATTGGTCTGGATGAAGCAGTAGCCGCAGTGGCGGCCAAGACTTCTATGCTCGCGCCGCGGCATCAAGTTTCCGACAGCGAGGTGGATGACCTGGCCCCAGCAAAGCCAGAACGCTCAGAACCTGAAAAACTGCGCCAGGATTTCATCGCCGATGCGCGCCGCGCCAGAATGCGACTGGCTGCGGAAGCTGGCGACGATGAGCTTGAGGTTTCGGCTCCGTTGGCGGCGATCCCTCGCGAACCCATCGCCCCGGCGCCCGCTAAGGCCGCCAGAGCCTCAAAACCCGCAACGACAACCGTTTCAGATGCGCCCGCGAAGAAGGCATCGGCTATTTCGCCGCGCGTCGTTGCACTGTCCATCGCACTCGCCATTGCAAGCGGCGCCTATCTGTTTAATCCCTTCGCAAAATCGGGCGTGCCGACAGGCAATCCTGGCGCGATGATGAACCAGACATCCGCTCCGACAGCCCCCGCAGGCGACAATACCGCGGCCAAGGCGAACAAGGGCAACGCCGGTGCCGATGCGCCACCGCCGGAAGCGGACTTCGGCACGCCCGAAAAGCGCTCTCAACTGAACCTTCATCAGATGTACGGTAGCGCTCCGGCCTCCACGCTTGCGATGAGCGGCGTCGCTCTGGCGCACCAAGCTACATCTGCCGACGCCATCGAGCGGTCGCGCCGTGAGCAAGCCATGGCCAGCATCTCCACGCGTCTCGGACAGGCTGCGGCCGAAAACCCTGCGATCGTTTCTCCGACGGCCTTAGATCTCGCCGCCGTCCCTCGCAACGACAACGTCGCCGATCAGGTCGACTCCGGACATCGCAGCGCCCTGGACATGCCCCCGGCTATGGTGGGCCCACTTTCACTACGCCTGGCCGCGGCTAACGGCGACCCGTCGGCAGAGTTTGAGGTCGGCGCGCGCATTGCCGAGGGCAAGGGCCCGGATCAGAACTTCAAGGAAGCAGCCAAGTGGTATATGCGCTCGGCATCGAAGGGGTTTGCACAGGCTCAGTATCGCCTGGGCACCTTGTACGAGCGCGGTCTAGGAATGAAGCCCGACGAAGCACGGGCCAAGGAGTGGTACGCACGCGCCGCCGGACAGGGCAACATAAAGGCCATGCATAACCTTGCCGTGCTGAGCGCCAACGGCAAGACGGGCTCTCCCGACTACGCAATCGCTGCCCGCTATTTCAAGGATGCCGCCGCTCGTGGCCTTTCCGACAGCCAATTCAACCTCGCCGTCCTCTACGAAAACGGCTTGGGCGTCCCTGCCGATATGCGTGAAGCCTACAAATGGCTGTCGCTCGCCGCGCGCCACGGCGACAAGGAGGCCTTGCGCCGTCGGGATATCATGAAGGGCAAGCTTACGGCGGCAGAACTCAAAGCAGCAGAGAAGATGGCGGCCGGTTTCCGCCCGCTGCCGACTGATCCGCTCATCAACGATGCCCGGACCGCTGGCGAGGCATGGAAGAAGAACTCTTCCGACCAAGGTTGAGGTGGGGGCCCGGTTCTTTCCGGCCACCTGCGCCGTAATACCGTAATAATGCTTGCTTCTTTCCCTTCTCATGGGGCTCCGACCCGTCTATAGCCAACACGTAGTGATGTGTGGCGCTGTTGCGATGGTCGCGCGGCCATATTCGCTGCATGCAAGCGGACACGAAGGGTAATGTACGTCTACCTGCCGATCGCAGAAATGTCGGTAAATGTCCTGGTTCTTCTGGGACTGGGCGCTGCGGTTGGGTTTCTTTCCGGCCTATTCGGTGTGGGCGGCGGCTTTCTCATGACGCCGCTGCTCATGTTCCTCGGCGTGCCGCCTGCTGTCGCTGTCGCGACCGGAACCGCCCATGTCGTCGCGTCCTCGGTCTCCGGGGCCATCACCCAATACCGGCGCAACAACGTCGACGTGAAGATGGGCCTGATCATGTGCCTGGGCGGCCTGGTGGGCACGACCGTCGGCGTCGAGACCGTTCGCGTGCTGCGCCGAGCTGGGCAATTCGATCTGATCATTTCCTTGACCTACGTGACGTTCCTGGGTGTCATCGGCGCCTTGATGCTGATCGAAAGCATCAACACTTGGCGTAAAGCACAGGCGGGTATCGTCCCCGCTGGGCGCCAGTCGGGGCAGCACAGCTGGGTCGACGGTTTGCCCTTCAAAATGCGGTTTCACCGTTCAAAGCTTTACATCAGCGCCATCCCGCCGATTTGTATCGGCATGTTCGTAGGCTTCATGGCGGCCGTCATGGGCATTGGCGGCGGCTTCGTCATCATACCGGCGATGATCTACTTGCTCCGCATGTCGACCAGCGTGGTCGTCGGCACATCGCTTTTCCAGATCGTTTTCGTGGCCGCGCTGGCGACTGTGTTGCACGCCATGCAGAACAAGACGGTCGATGTGATGCTGGCGGTCGTGTTGATGGCAGGCGGCGTGCTGGGCGCTCAATACGGCACGACAGTGGGCGAAAAGATCCGTGGGGATCACTGGCGGTTTAGCCTGGCCGTGCTGGTTTTGGCGGTCTGCCTCAGAATGGGCTACGATCTGGTAGCCGCCCCAAGCGACCTGTACTCGTTCGGCGGCATGCATCGGGGACCGTGATGGAGTTGGCCCGAACCTCGCTTGCTGCGCTGTCTCTTGCTGTCGCTTTTGCAACAGCCATTCCGGCCCGCGCGCAGACCCAGCCACCTGAAACCATCGAAGCCGACGTCTCCACCCGCAGCGTTGCCATCACACCGGATTATACCGGGACCGAGATCCTGATTTTCGGAACAGTAGAGCATAGCCGTCAGCCGAGCGCAGAGGCGGGAACCTATGACATCGTCGCGGTCGTCGAAGGCATGTCGTTGCCGGCGATCGTGCGGCGCAAGTCGCGGGTCGGTGGACTGTGGATCAACACCGACTCGGTCCGTTTTTCCTCCTTCCCGAGCTTCTACGGTATCGCAACCACGCGCCCGCTCGACGAGATTGCGGAACCTCAAACGCTCGCCACTTATCAGATCGGTTTCGGTTACGTGCGCATGGTTCCATCCGGAAGCATCCGGTGGGCGCCATCGACGCCGGAGCAGGCCGAGGAGTATCGCACTGCTGCCATTCGCCTGAAGAAAAAGGACCGCCTGTTCGTTCAGTCGGATTACGGCGTCACCTTTCGCGGGCGCTCGCTTTTTCGAGCAACCATCTCGCTTCCTGCCAACGTGCCGGTGGGACCGCTGACCACGCGACTGTTCCTTTTCAAGGACGGTAAGATGCTCTCGCAGTACAAAAGCGAAGTGATGATGGAGCGCACAGGGCTTGAGCGCTTCCTGCACGATGCGGCTTATGACTCCCCGTTTCTCTACGGGTTATCGACCGTGCTCGTCGCCGGGGCGGCAGGGTTGTTCGCCTCCTTCGCCTTCCGCCGCGGTCCGCGCTGATCCATCAGTCCGCGCGCAGCAAACGCGAAGCAACCGGATACACGCCCTCCTGGCCAAGCATCCATACCGACAGCCCCTCCGCGCCGAAGACAGGCATGAAGGCGTCGTCCATCACGTTGAGGCCCCCGGTGTAGGCGCCGAACGCCGGCAATACGAGCCGCAGGCCGTTGCCGACGAAGCAAGGACGCCGCAATGCCGTGCCATTCATCACAAGGCGCGCGGCGGGATGCAAATGACCGGCGATCTCATGCGTGCGTGCGCCTCCTGCCGGTTCGTGACGAAAGGTAATTCCTTCAACGACCAGTTCGTCGAGGACATGGCCGCCAATCACCTGCCCCGCAGCTCCATCATGATTACCCGCGATCCAGATCCATTCGCGATCAGCCAGCATGATGGAAAGCGTCTCGCGGTCGGCTACGTCCATGCGCTCCAGCGCGTCGGCATCGTGGAAACTGTCCCCCAGCGCGATAATCGTTGCCGCGTCGTATACGTCGATCACCTCAGCGAGCTTTTGCAGTGTCTCGCGCGTATCGTAGGGTGGCAGCATCTGCCCGCGCGCGGCGAAGTGCGACCCCTTCTCCAAATGCAAATCGGCGACGATCAGTGCGTCTTCGGCCGGCCAATAGAGGGCGCCGGACATGTGTGCGCGAAAAGCCTTGCCGCACACCGACAATGGAGAATCGGAAAAATCGCTCAAGACGAGACTTTCAGGCCTGAGCCCGGACATGGTGCTCCCCCGGTCGTGTCTATGCCTATGGCTCCGTCGCCTCGTTGATGAGGTCCTCGGCGGCGGACCGTAGAACGTCCTCGTGCGCGCCGAAAACCTGCTCCCGGCCAATCTCAAGCAAGATCGGCACCGACAAAGGTGAGACGCGCTCTAATGCTTGATGCCTGATTCGGCCCTTGATGCGGGCGAGAAACTCCCCGAGGCGCCCGATGTCGAGCAACCCCGTGGCCGCATCTGCCCATGCGGCTTCCAACAGAATGTGGCCGGGATCATGGCGGCGAAGCACATCGTAGATCAGATCGGTCGACATCGTGACCTGCCGGCCGGACTTCTCTTTACCCGGATGACGACGCTCGATCAGGCCTGCGATCACGGCCGCGAGACGAAAAGTACGCTTCATCAGGCTGCTTTCCGCAAGCCAGGCGTCGAGATCGTCTCCCAGCATATCCTGATCGAAAAGCTCATCGAGACTCAAGCGGCCGCGTTCGATCAAATCCGAAATATCGCCAAGCCCCCAAACCGCCAACCCGTAGTCGTTGGCGACGAAGCCCAGCGGCTGTGCACCACTTCGGTCGAGCCTACGGGTCAGCAGCATTCCAAGGGTCTGATGCGCCAACCTGCCTTCAAAGGGATAGGCGACCAGATAGTGCCGCTGCGCGCGGGAGAAGGTCTCGATAAGTACATCCTCGCGGCCCGGCAGCGACGACCGGCGCTTTTGCAGCCGTAGCCATTGCTCCACCGGCGGCGGCAAGGCCTTCCACGATTTGGGTTCGGACAGGATCGCGCGAACACGAGCAGCCAGATGCGTGGACAGCGGAAATTTGCCACCGGCATAGCTTGGGATCATCGCATCCTTTGCGTTCGAGCGGGAGACGTACGCCTCGGTATCGCGCAAGCCTTCAAAGCGCACGATCTCACCGGCAAAGGCAAATGTATCTCCCGGCGACAACTGTTCGATGAAATATTCGTCGACTTCGCCCAGAACCCGCCCGCCCTGCAGTGCGCGCGCCCCTCCTGATTTACGTTTGCTCGGTGAAGTGAGGCGCACCTTGATGACGGGCGCATCGACGATTGTTCCTGCGTTGAGGCGGTATTGCTGGGCGACCCTGCCATTCGCGACGCGCAACTTTCCGTTCTCGGCCGGGCGCAACTTCGCAAACCGCTCGTAGGCTTTGAGCGCGTACCCACCTGTCCCGACGAATTCGATGACACGGTCGAACTGTGTGCGCGTCAAACCCGCATACGGCAGCGCGCTGCGGACTTCTTCAAAAAGATGGTTGGGATTAAACGGCTCCTGACACGCCATCCCGAGTACATGCTGAGCCAATACATCAAGCGCACCAGAGCGCGACAACACGGCATCCTGTGCGCCAGCCTCTGCCGCCTGGAGCGCGGCGCGGCATTCCAACACTTCAAAGCGGTTGCTCGGAACCAGAATGGCCTTTGACGGCTCGTCGAGCCGGTGATTGGCGCGGCCGATGCGCTGTGTCAGGCGGCTGGCACCCTTAGGCGCTCCGACGTGAATAACCAGATCCACATCGCCCCAGTCGATGCCGAGATCGAGTGTCGAGGTCGCAACCACGGCCTTGAGCGAACCGGCGGCCATGGCGCTCTCCACTTTTCTACGTTGCGCAGCAGCCAGCGAACCATGATGGAGGGCGATGGGAAGGTTTTGATCGTTCACCCGCCATAGCTCCTGGAAAGTCAGTTCGGCTTGCATACGCGTATTGACGAAGACGAGGCTCAAACGGTGCGCTGCAATCGCCTCATAGATTTCCTCGATGGCATAGCGCGTCGTATGGCCTGCCCACGGCACACCGACTTCCGCTTCAAGGATTTTGATGTCGGGCTTGGCGCCGCCATGGATCTCGATCAGTCCCGAAAGATCGGCGCGGACGTCGGGCTCCTTCTGAGCCATGAGGTAGGCACGCAACTCGGACGGGCGCGCTACGGTGGCTGACAAGCCAATGCGGATGTGGCCAGGAGCCAGCATCTCAAGCCGCGCCAAATCTAGCGCCAGAAGGTCGCCCCGTTTCGACGGCGCAAGCGCGTGCAGCTCATCCAGAATAACCGTATCGAGATCCGCAAACAGAAATGGCGCATCGGGATGGCTGAGCAGCAACGCCACTTGCTCGGGCGTCGTCAGCAAGATGTCAGGAGGGTGTTTGCGCTGATGTTGGCGGCGCGCGGGCGTTGTGTCGGCCGAGCGGGTCTGGGTTCGAATCTTCAAGCCCATTTCCACGATGGGCTGCTCAAGATTGCGGGCAACGTCACAGGCAAGCGCCTTGAGCGGCGAGATGTAGAGCGTGCGCAAACCGGCACCCTTGCGCGCTCTCTTACCTGGCTCCGACAGGCGCACCAGAGAGGGAAGAAAACCGGCCAGCGTCTTTCCGGCCCCGGTCGGGGCAATCAGCAAGGTGGACTGGCGGCGTTGTGATGCTGCCAGAAGTGCCAACTGATGCTGACGTGGCGTCCATCCGCGCGCACGAAACCAAGATGCGAAGGGCTCAGGTAACGGAGGCATACTCGGCGGAATCTTTTCGTCCGCTCGTATGCGGTCGTCCAAAGCGTTTGCTGCGCGCGGCATTGGCCGTTTTGTGGACATGATGACAAATACGATCTAGACGGGCCGAAGAGTTCCTCAAACAGAGGACATATTCTATCCCTTGCGTCATGTCCCGGCGCCCGATTTGCTTGCTGGTGGAGAGCATAGATGAATTTGCGCGGCTTTCTTGGCGGCCACCCGGTCGCGGTGCTCATTCGCCTCATATTGATATCCGTGCTCACCGGCATCGTGCTGTCGGCGTTCGGCCTTACGCCAGCTAACTTCTTCCAAACGCTCGATGACTTTGCGCGCTGGCTCTACGACCTCGGTTTCTTCTCTCTCGAATGGCTGCTCCAGTACCTGGTTCTCGGCGCGATGGTCGTCGTGCCGATCTGGTTCATCGCGCGGCTGTTGCGCTCACGCGGGATCAAAACGGACTGAAGCGCACATGCTTCAACCAAGCGGCCGACGCGCCCATTCCCCGGCTTTGCGGCCTCGGATGTCGCCAAGCGACCGCCCACCGGCCGCGCGTACCGCTTCCGCCAGCCTGTCCTTGATTGCACAAATCAGCCCCGGTCCTTCGTAAACCAGGCCGGTATAAAGCTGCAGCAGCGTCGCACCGGCCTCGATCTTGGCGAGCGCCGACTGCGGACTGTCGATCCCACCAATCCCTATCAACGGGATCGCACCATTGGTCTCCTGATACACACGGGCAAGCATCGCCGTCGCGCGTTCGAACAGTGGACGGCCCGACAGACCGCCTGCCTCGCGGGCGTTACGATCGGTGAGCCCGGTACGCGCCAGCGTGGTATTGGACACGGCGATCGCATCCACCTTATGAGCAACAAGTTGGGCGACGATAGCCGGAAGGTCGGCTTCCGCGATGTCGGGCGCGATCTTTACGATCAAGGGTCTGAGCGACTGCCCTTCGGCTTCGAGCTGCGCCCGCGCCGCCCCCACTTTCGTCAGCAATTCATCGAGCGCGGCGGGCGCTTGCAAATCGCGCAGTCCAGGCGTGTTGGGCGATGAAATGTTGACCGTGAAATAGCTGGCGAGGTGATTGAAAGTCTTGATCCCCGCAACGTAGTCGGCTGCGCGGTCGTCCGCATCCTTGTTGGCGCCGATATTGACGCCGACGATGCCGCCCTTGCTTCTGCGCGCTTCCAGTCGCGCCAGCGCCGCTGCGTGCCCGCCATTGTTAAAACCGAGCCTGTTGATCATGGCGCGGTCGGCGATCAGGCGAAACACGCGCGGCTTCGGATTGCCGCTCTGGGGCTTAGGCGTCACGGTGCCGATCTCGGCAAATCCGCATCCCAAGCCGAGCACCGCATCCGGCACCCGGGCGTCCTTGTCGAACCCGGCAGCGATTCCGATAGGATTGGCAAACCGCAAGCCCATAACCTCTTGCGCCAGTTCGGCTGCGTCACCCTTGGGCGCTCTGGGATAAAGTCCCGCCTCCATGGCCGAGATGGTTGCCGCGTGCGCATCCTCCGGGCCCAACATGAAGAGACCGGCGCGCGCCGCCGGATAGAGCCTATTCAACATTCCAGCCATTCCTCTTGAAGTCTCGGAACGCCGTCCGCTCCGAGTTCAAGGGGCCTTTGCCAGAGCGCGAGGGCAGCTGGCAATGGTCCATAAAGATGCGGGAACAGGTCTCCCCCGCGCGATGGCTCCCATTTCAAGTCGGGACCCAATGCCTGTACGTCGAAAGCAACCAGAAGATGATCCGTCTTGCCACGGAAATACTTGGCCAGCGTCGCGCCAAGCTGATGCGCTGCCGAAAAATGGATGTACCCATCCCTCAGATCGTCGGGCGAACCGTTATACACGCCCGCGGTACGTGCCCTGTCCCAATCCTCACGCGCCAGAACCTTGAATACGACCGGAGGGGGAGCCTGATTATTCGTTCCACTATCGCAGTGTTGCGCTGACACCTTGCCTCGCATGAATCGTCAAAGGTGAGATTGGCATCTACGTGACGAGATTCTGTCTTTTATAAAACGGATTAGACCATTGTCTTGAGATTGACTTTGAGATCCGCACAGAAATTTGCCACGGAAGCGCTACCATGGACATGCTATATGGAAACGAGTATAGCGCAGCGCGCCGCTGCGGCCTTCAGTTTGCCGCGCCGGGCTGTCCAACAAAACGTGTCCTCATGCCGTCTGGTTTACAAGCGTCCTCGTTCTCCATATCCGACATTCTTTCAGGTCCTTTCCTCCTAAACGTCCCGGTTTATCAGCGACCCTATGCATGGGGTTCCGATGAAGCAGGCCAATTGCTCGACGACCTGTTGGACGCCGCGGGCATAGAAACGGGCAATGTCCCCGATCCGGATTATTTTCTGGGTGCCGTGCTACTGATGGAGTCGCGGCCCGCGCAAAGTCCTGAAAACATCAGACTTACGAAGTCGATGGCGCCGCGCTCTTTCGACATCGTCGATGGGCAGCAGCGCCTTGTGACGCTGCTGACGCTGATTGCCGTTCTTCGCGACCTGGAACAGAGTCCCAAAAGCCATACCGCACGGCGCGCGAGCACGGTCATGTCGGTGCGCAGCGGCCGGGGATTTTTTCCTACGTTCACACCGCGTATCCAGCTATCGCACCGCGATCAGCCGTTCTTTGAGCGCTACATTTGCGCGCCGGGCTCCACCCGGCTCGAACCTGAAGCGGCCGCCGAAGGCGCCGAAGCAGCGCTGCTGGAGGTTCGCGACTATTTCATCGCGCAGCTATCCCAATATTCGCAGACCGACCGCAACCGGATTTGCGA encodes:
- a CDS encoding ligase-associated DNA damage response DEXH box helicase, with translation MPPLPEPFASWFRARGWTPRQHQLALLAASQRRQSTLLIAPTGAGKTLAGFLPSLVRLSEPGKRARKGAGLRTLYISPLKALACDVARNLEQPIVEMGLKIRTQTRSADTTPARRQHQRKHPPDILLTTPEQVALLLSHPDAPFLFADLDTVILDELHALAPSKRGDLLALDLARLEMLAPGHIRIGLSATVARPSELRAYLMAQKEPDVRADLSGLIEIHGGAKPDIKILEAEVGVPWAGHTTRYAIEEIYEAIAAHRLSLVFVNTRMQAELTFQELWRVNDQNLPIALHHGSLAAAQRRKVESAMAAGSLKAVVATSTLDLGIDWGDVDLVIHVGAPKGASRLTQRIGRANHRLDEPSKAILVPSNRFEVLECRAALQAAEAGAQDAVLSRSGALDVLAQHVLGMACQEPFNPNHLFEEVRSALPYAGLTRTQFDRVIEFVGTGGYALKAYERFAKLRPAENGKLRVANGRVAQQYRLNAGTIVDAPVIKVRLTSPSKRKSGGARALQGGRVLGEVDEYFIEQLSPGDTFAFAGEIVRFEGLRDTEAYVSRSNAKDAMIPSYAGGKFPLSTHLAARVRAILSEPKSWKALPPPVEQWLRLQKRRSSLPGREDVLIETFSRAQRHYLVAYPFEGRLAHQTLGMLLTRRLDRSGAQPLGFVANDYGLAVWGLGDISDLIERGRLSLDELFDQDMLGDDLDAWLAESSLMKRTFRLAAVIAGLIERRHPGKEKSGRQVTMSTDLIYDVLRRHDPGHILLEAAWADAATGLLDIGRLGEFLARIKGRIRHQALERVSPLSVPILLEIGREQVFGAHEDVLRSAAEDLINEATEP
- a CDS encoding DUF952 domain-containing protein, with the translated sequence MSAQHCDSGTNNQAPPPVVFKVLAREDWDRARTAGVYNGSPDDLRDGYIHFSAAHQLGATLAKYFRGKTDHLLVAFDVQALGPDLKWEPSRGGDLFPHLYGPLPAALALWQRPLELGADGVPRLQEEWLEC
- a CDS encoding DUF6460 domain-containing protein, with protein sequence MNLRGFLGGHPVAVLIRLILISVLTGIVLSAFGLTPANFFQTLDDFARWLYDLGFFSLEWLLQYLVLGAMVVVPIWFIARLLRSRGIKTD
- a CDS encoding quinone-dependent dihydroorotate dehydrogenase; protein product: MLNRLYPAARAGLFMLGPEDAHAATISAMEAGLYPRAPKGDAAELAQEVMGLRFANPIGIAAGFDKDARVPDAVLGLGCGFAEIGTVTPKPQSGNPKPRVFRLIADRAMINRLGFNNGGHAAALARLEARRSKGGIVGVNIGANKDADDRAADYVAGIKTFNHLASYFTVNISSPNTPGLRDLQAPAALDELLTKVGAARAQLEAEGQSLRPLIVKIAPDIAEADLPAIVAQLVAHKVDAIAVSNTTLARTGLTDRNAREAGGLSGRPLFERATAMLARVYQETNGAIPLIGIGGIDSPQSALAKIEAGATLLQLYTGLVYEGPGLICAIKDRLAEAVRAAGGRSLGDIRGRKAGEWARRPLG
- a CDS encoding sulfite exporter TauE/SafE family protein, producing MYVYLPIAEMSVNVLVLLGLGAAVGFLSGLFGVGGGFLMTPLLMFLGVPPAVAVATGTAHVVASSVSGAITQYRRNNVDVKMGLIMCLGGLVGTTVGVETVRVLRRAGQFDLIISLTYVTFLGVIGALMLIESINTWRKAQAGIVPAGRQSGQHSWVDGLPFKMRFHRSKLYISAIPPICIGMFVGFMAAVMGIGGGFVIIPAMIYLLRMSTSVVVGTSLFQIVFVAALATVLHAMQNKTVDVMLAVVLMAGGVLGAQYGTTVGEKIRGDHWRFSLAVLVLAVCLRMGYDLVAAPSDLYSFGGMHRGP
- a CDS encoding tetratricopeptide repeat protein encodes the protein MSNTNWNERDLSSNAANFDPAEGQGCHAADLKELLNTIVSQITEADRRQADTLNQLQERLSTMGRDARSLRDKVPDKYQLAFERIEAGMAELAARISESGPSYPAANVETDHHHATQPFGPATTFSELRTFQDETGMASAPQTIAEAANASEPPMALRSALANSTAWRREENTHKPMHDVDTFDVIESLPGDVTNPWDDDSAEALASVYDKEPDAFPQDAYSSSAGETTRNYPSSDALGSASVADHGWLEKRFAEISKQIETSIAEIRPDESFFALGQRLDQFERSVTQAFENVASQSDFEAIRQLESHMIAIVEHLESSQGQLSRIESIEAQLADIGARLDAIHALADSAAPAYAGDMGEHGGNMDVTAIAKAAADETAARLSEFAQNAGDGSGIHDLRGLLEQSMSNARQSEENTNALLDTLQQAMIRLLDRMDAVEYNQHQAASQLAQPAFQQAPERTFHTEDPYTRQMPDPEPEFDDYAHAESLNDVRRDPDPIGLDEAVAAVAAKTSMLAPRHQVSDSEVDDLAPAKPERSEPEKLRQDFIADARRARMRLAAEAGDDELEVSAPLAAIPREPIAPAPAKAARASKPATTTVSDAPAKKASAISPRVVALSIALAIASGAYLFNPFAKSGVPTGNPGAMMNQTSAPTAPAGDNTAAKANKGNAGADAPPPEADFGTPEKRSQLNLHQMYGSAPASTLAMSGVALAHQATSADAIERSRREQAMASISTRLGQAAAENPAIVSPTALDLAAVPRNDNVADQVDSGHRSALDMPPAMVGPLSLRLAAANGDPSAEFEVGARIAEGKGPDQNFKEAAKWYMRSASKGFAQAQYRLGTLYERGLGMKPDEARAKEWYARAAGQGNIKAMHNLAVLSANGKTGSPDYAIAARYFKDAAARGLSDSQFNLAVLYENGLGVPADMREAYKWLSLAARHGDKEALRRRDIMKGKLTAAELKAAEKMAAGFRPLPTDPLINDARTAGEAWKKNSSDQG
- the pdeM gene encoding ligase-associated DNA damage response endonuclease PdeM — translated: MSGLRPESLVLSDFSDSPLSVCGKAFRAHMSGALYWPAEDALIVADLHLEKGSHFAARGQMLPPYDTRETLQKLAEVIDVYDAATIIALGDSFHDADALERMDVADRETLSIMLADREWIWIAGNHDGAAGQVIGGHVLDELVVEGITFRHEPAGGARTHEIAGHLHPAARLVMNGTALRRPCFVGNGLRLVLPAFGAYTGGLNVMDDAFMPVFGAEGLSVWMLGQEGVYPVASRLLRAD
- a CDS encoding TIGR02186 family protein, giving the protein MELARTSLAALSLAVAFATAIPARAQTQPPETIEADVSTRSVAITPDYTGTEILIFGTVEHSRQPSAEAGTYDIVAVVEGMSLPAIVRRKSRVGGLWINTDSVRFSSFPSFYGIATTRPLDEIAEPQTLATYQIGFGYVRMVPSGSIRWAPSTPEQAEEYRTAAIRLKKKDRLFVQSDYGVTFRGRSLFRATISLPANVPVGPLTTRLFLFKDGKMLSQYKSEVMMERTGLERFLHDAAYDSPFLYGLSTVLVAGAAGLFASFAFRRGPR